The Doryrhamphus excisus isolate RoL2022-K1 chromosome 1, RoL_Dexc_1.0, whole genome shotgun sequence genome includes a window with the following:
- the cnnm2b gene encoding metal transporter CNNM2 isoform X2 → MTAPLSPAPSAAKMASVNRVRALTLIFLTVTGCFVTPTSGKEGSEDTVITGLRLEDTDDISFMDKGFLRVSERSRVKLRVYGQNINNETWSKIAFTEHERSRAVGSLDASSSGDNHSREDSSGLHPCGIRTSDIIILPNIIVNRKTSGIVEIEVKPLRKTERSKSYYLCIATSTPAAAGMHDPWTENTWIYHDGDDTRVIVVEEKKFLLPFWLQVIFISMLLCLSGMFSGLNLGLMALDPMELQIVQNCGTEREKNYAKKIEPVRSQGNYLLCSLLLGNVLVNTTLTILLDDIAGSGLIAVVMSTIGIVIFGEIVPQAICSRHGLAVGANTIFLTKFFMLLTFPASYPVSKLLDYLLGQEIGTVYNREKLLEMLRVTDPYNDLVKEELNIIQGALELRTKTVEVVMTPLRDCFMIPGDATLDFNTMSEIMESGYTRIPVFEGERSNIVDLLFVKDLAFVDPDDCTPLKTITKFYSHPLHFVFNDTKLDAMLEEFKKDPSSSGPQVN, encoded by the exons ATGACAGCACCGTTATCCCCAGCACCCTCCGCTGCAAAAATGGCGTCAGTGAACCGGGTCCGTGCGTTGACGTTAATTTTCTTGACTGTCACTGGCTGTTTTGTCACCCCCACAAGTGGCAAGGAAGGGTCCGAGGACACCGTTATAACCGGGCTCCGATTGGAGGACACGGACGACATTTCCTTCATGGATAAGGGCTTCCTGCGGGTGAGTGAGCGCTCTCGGGTGAAATTAAGAGTCTACGGGCAGAACATCAACAACGAGACCTGGTCCAAAATCGCCTTCACGGAGCACGAGAGGAGCCGCGCGGTGGGGAGCCTCGACGCCTCCTCCTCGGGGGATAACCACAGCCGGGAGGACTCGTCCGGCTTGCATCCGTGCGGTATCAGGACTTCGGATATCATCATTTTACCAAACATTATCGTGAACAGAAAGACGTCCGGGATAGTCGAGATCGAAGTGAAACCTCTACGGAAGACGGAGAGGAGCAAATCCTATTACCTTTGCATCGCCACTTCCACACCTGCCGCGGCCGGAATGCACGACCCTTGGACGGAGAACACCTGGATCTACCACGACGGTGATGACACCAGAGTGATAGTAGTGGAGGAGAAGAAGTTCCTGCTGCCTTTCTGGCTCCAGGTCATCTTCATCTCCATGCTGCTGTGTCTGTCCGGGATGTTCAGCGGCTTGAACCTGGGGCTCATGGCTCTGGACCCCATGGAGCTGCAGATTGTCCAGAATTGCGGCACGGAAAGGGAGAAGAACTACGCCAAGAAGATCGAACCGGTCAGGAGCCAAGGGAATTACTTACTTTGCTCGCTTCTGCTGGGGAACGTGCTGGTGAACACCACGCTCACCATTCTTCTGGATGATATCGCCGGTTCAGGCTTGATCGCCGTGGTCATGTCCACCATCGGAATAGTCATCTTCGGGGAAATTGTGCCCCAGGCTATCTGCTCCAGACACGGCCTGGCTGTGGGTGCCAACACCATTTTCTTGACAAAGTTTTTCATGCTCCTCACCTTCCCGGCTTCCTACCCGGTGAGCAAGCTTCTGGACTACCTTCTCGGGCAGGAGATTGGCACCGTGTACAACCGGGAGAAACTTCTGGAGATGCTGCGCGTCACAGATCCTTACAACGATCTTGTCAAGGAGGAGCTCAACATCATCCAGGGCGCGCTGGAGCTGAGGACTAAGACCGTGGAGGTGGTGATGACGCCTCTTCGGGATTGCTTCATGATCCCGGGGGATGCCACGCTGGACTTCAACACCATGTCTGAAATCATGGAGAGCGGATACACGCGCATACCGGTCTTTGAGGGCGAGAGATCCAACATTGTGGACCTTCTCTTTGTCAAGGACCTGGCTTTTGTGGACCCGGATGATTGCACGCCGCTTAAGACCATCACCAAATTTTACAGCCACCCGTTGCACTTTGTCTTCAACGACACCAAGCTGGACGCCATGTTGGAAGAGTTTAAAAAAG accctagctccagtggcccccaggtaaattga
- the cnnm2b gene encoding metal transporter CNNM2 isoform X3 — protein MTAPLSPAPSAAKMASVNRVRALTLIFLTVTGCFVTPTSGKEGSEDTVITGLRLEDTDDISFMDKGFLRVSERSRVKLRVYGQNINNETWSKIAFTEHERSRAVGSLDASSSGDNHSREDSSGLHPCGIRTSDIIILPNIIVNRKTSGIVEIEVKPLRKTERSKSYYLCIATSTPAAAGMHDPWTENTWIYHDGDDTRVIVVEEKKFLLPFWLQVIFISMLLCLSGMFSGLNLGLMALDPMELQIVQNCGTEREKNYAKKIEPVRSQGNYLLCSLLLGNVLVNTTLTILLDDIAGSGLIAVVMSTIGIVIFGEIVPQAICSRHGLAVGANTIFLTKFFMLLTFPASYPVSKLLDYLLGQEIGTVYNREKLLEMLRVTDPYNDLVKEELNIIQGALELRTKTVEVVMTPLRDCFMIPGDATLDFNTMSEIMESGYTRIPVFEGERSNIVDLLFVKDLAFVDPDDCTPLKTITKFYSHPLHFVFNDTKLDAMLEEFKKGHVGMA, from the exons ATGACAGCACCGTTATCCCCAGCACCCTCCGCTGCAAAAATGGCGTCAGTGAACCGGGTCCGTGCGTTGACGTTAATTTTCTTGACTGTCACTGGCTGTTTTGTCACCCCCACAAGTGGCAAGGAAGGGTCCGAGGACACCGTTATAACCGGGCTCCGATTGGAGGACACGGACGACATTTCCTTCATGGATAAGGGCTTCCTGCGGGTGAGTGAGCGCTCTCGGGTGAAATTAAGAGTCTACGGGCAGAACATCAACAACGAGACCTGGTCCAAAATCGCCTTCACGGAGCACGAGAGGAGCCGCGCGGTGGGGAGCCTCGACGCCTCCTCCTCGGGGGATAACCACAGCCGGGAGGACTCGTCCGGCTTGCATCCGTGCGGTATCAGGACTTCGGATATCATCATTTTACCAAACATTATCGTGAACAGAAAGACGTCCGGGATAGTCGAGATCGAAGTGAAACCTCTACGGAAGACGGAGAGGAGCAAATCCTATTACCTTTGCATCGCCACTTCCACACCTGCCGCGGCCGGAATGCACGACCCTTGGACGGAGAACACCTGGATCTACCACGACGGTGATGACACCAGAGTGATAGTAGTGGAGGAGAAGAAGTTCCTGCTGCCTTTCTGGCTCCAGGTCATCTTCATCTCCATGCTGCTGTGTCTGTCCGGGATGTTCAGCGGCTTGAACCTGGGGCTCATGGCTCTGGACCCCATGGAGCTGCAGATTGTCCAGAATTGCGGCACGGAAAGGGAGAAGAACTACGCCAAGAAGATCGAACCGGTCAGGAGCCAAGGGAATTACTTACTTTGCTCGCTTCTGCTGGGGAACGTGCTGGTGAACACCACGCTCACCATTCTTCTGGATGATATCGCCGGTTCAGGCTTGATCGCCGTGGTCATGTCCACCATCGGAATAGTCATCTTCGGGGAAATTGTGCCCCAGGCTATCTGCTCCAGACACGGCCTGGCTGTGGGTGCCAACACCATTTTCTTGACAAAGTTTTTCATGCTCCTCACCTTCCCGGCTTCCTACCCGGTGAGCAAGCTTCTGGACTACCTTCTCGGGCAGGAGATTGGCACCGTGTACAACCGGGAGAAACTTCTGGAGATGCTGCGCGTCACAGATCCTTACAACGATCTTGTCAAGGAGGAGCTCAACATCATCCAGGGCGCGCTGGAGCTGAGGACTAAGACCGTGGAGGTGGTGATGACGCCTCTTCGGGATTGCTTCATGATCCCGGGGGATGCCACGCTGGACTTCAACACCATGTCTGAAATCATGGAGAGCGGATACACGCGCATACCGGTCTTTGAGGGCGAGAGATCCAACATTGTGGACCTTCTCTTTGTCAAGGACCTGGCTTTTGTGGACCCGGATGATTGCACGCCGCTTAAGACCATCACCAAATTTTACAGCCACCCGTTGCACTTTGTCTTCAACGACACCAAGCTGGACGCCATGTTGGAAGAGTTTAAAAAAG GACATGTCGGAATGGCGTAA